The Drosophila teissieri strain GT53w chromosome X, Prin_Dtei_1.1, whole genome shotgun sequence genome has a segment encoding these proteins:
- the LOC122623986 gene encoding A-kinase anchor protein 1, mitochondrial — MVSGRPLLYLSLPGVAFILGVFWFRRRNKNRLDKPDDDDSSAINDSSIEPTVQARKANGVLQNGKLPQQQASKSMNINGTLVNGSGSGNGSSSDEKDSPTTMLYGKSAPIKIQSNGRTSNGKHQQQIDSEMLKSKIQDAEHKKLCSIDEDFENLSSPRDLPDSVNTRVSFHNRKASQKTVEPVVIKATRTPKISPENSFLDTNYTTKECEQNNNCEPKEKASKEESSKKEADQEELDQEQEQTVLKEEVVDSNGNQKRNVDAASPSLSICSVQSGDSGKGSSLPRSEATRVKTSYEFLFPISLIGHLYGRKRAFINQIKAKTLASVALSKNPYSGKVRICTIEGTESEIDAALAMIRQRLPAKRYPNFTMQRIHFALPQTIVPLSNETLYNLQLKLIEGINNDVVVSAVLSGSHVFIQHPLHPSHPSLPMLQKQLYDSYSTMEAPLLPSLEVSAVCVIPINGVWYRVQIVDTDPEDEERCLVKFLDFGGYMNVGFSTLRQIRTDFMNVPFQATECILSNIEPIGGTWSIEAAEILNQLTKGIVLQAQVAGYNSHNIPEIYLFASLGPNNVIFINKELVARNLAKWVEMRD, encoded by the exons ATGGTATCCGGTCGTCCTCTACTCTACCTCTCACTGCCCGGTGTAGCATTTATACTCGGCGTCTTTTGGTTTCGGCGTAGAAATAAAAATCGTTTAGACAAGCCCGACGACGATGACTCATCGGCCATCAACGACTCGTCGATTGAGCCCACTGTGCAGGCGCGCAAGGCCAACGGTGTCCTGCAGAATGGCAaactgccgcagcagcaggccaGCAAGTCGATGAACATCAATGGAACTTTAGTCAACGGAAGCGggagcggaaacggaagtagCAGTGACGAGAAGGATAGTCCCACAACCATGTTGTATGGTAAATCAGCACCAATCAAAATCCAGAGCAATGGACGCACTTCAAATGGcaagcatcagcagcagatcGATTCCGAAATGCTCAAGTCAAAGATACAGGACGCCGAACACAAGAAACTCTGCTCGATAGACGAGGATTTCGAAAATCTATCGTCGCCACGCGATTTACCAGATTCGGTAAACACACGCGTATCCTTCCACAATCGTAAGGCTAGCCAAAAGACGGTGGAACCGGTGGTGATCAAggccacacgcacacccaaGATATCGCCAGAGAACTCCTTCCTGGATACCAACTACACCACCAAGGAGTGCGAGCAGAACAACAACTGTGAGCCCAAGGAGAAGGCTTCCAAGGAGGAGTCCTCCAAGAAGGAGGCTGATCAGGAGGAGCTcgatcaggagcaggagcagacgGTGCTCAAGGAGGAAGTGGTGGATAGCAATGGCAACCAGAAGCGCAATGTGGATGCGGCCAGTCCATCGCTGAGCATTTGCAGCGTGCAATCGGGCGATTCTGGCAAAGGATCCAGCTTGCCGCGTTCGGAGGCGACACGCGTGAAGACCAGCTACGAGTTCCTCTTCCCCATTAGCCTGATTGGTCACCTGTACGGCCGCAAGCGGGCGTTTATTAACCAAATCAAGGCCAAAACCCTAGCCAGCGTGGCTTTAAGCAAGAATCCCTACTCGGGTAAGGTGCGCATCTGCACCATTGAGGGAACGGAGAGCGAGATTGATGCCGCCCTGGCCATGATCCGTCAACGTTTGCCGGCCAAGCGGTATCCGAACTTCACCATGCAACGCATCCACTTTGCGCTTCCCCAGACCATAGTTCCTCTTTCGAACGAAACCCTCTACAATCtacaa CTGAAACTGATCGAGGGCATCAACAACGATGTGGTGGTGAGTGCGGTGCTTTCTGGATCGCATGTTTTCATCCAGCATCCGCTGCATCCCTCGCATCCATCGTTGCCTATGCTGCAGAAGCAGCTGTACGATAGCTACTCCACCATGGAGGCGCCCTTGCTGCCCAGTTTAGAGGTCAGTGCCGTGTGCGTGATACCCATTAATGGGGTGTGGTATCGCGTCCAGATTGTGGACACAGAtcccgaggacgaggagcgtTGTCTGGTCAAGTTCCTCGACTTTGGTGGCTACATGAATGTCGGCTTCAGCACACTGCGACAGATCCGCACCGATTTCATGAATGTGCCCTTCCAGGCCACCGAATGCATCCTGTCCAACATTGAGCCCATCG GTGGCACCTGGTCCATCGAGGCGGCCGAAATCCTTAACCAACTTACCAAAGGCATTGTCTTGCAAGCACAAGTCGCCGGCTACAATAGTCACAACATACCAGAAATCTATTTATTCGCATCCCTAGGTCCCAAT AATGTAATCTTTATCAATAAGGAACTGGTCGCCAGAAACCTCGCAAAGTGGGTGGAGATGCGTGACTAA
- the LOC122623297 gene encoding sodium-dependent nutrient amino acid transporter 1 — translation MELKGVQPTNGSANGNGTTNAASTEKTDTEKQTAERTNWGNGLEFLMSCISVSVGLGNVWRFPFTAYENGGGAFLIPYIIVLFLIGKPMYYLEMIMGQFTSQGTVKIWSVVPGFVGVGYGQAFGTICIISYYSSLLALTLYYLFVSFQSELPWSYCRDEWTNCVDSRPQEYVDNLLTGVSLANESARNLSGIGIVANDETEKLQSSSELYFLNVVIKEKLDISDGVGDPDWKLTLALFVAWVVIFLVIMRGVKSSGKAAYFLALFPYVVLFVLLIRAVTLEGASDGILFFLEPQWGELLNPTVWKEAVVQCFFSLAVGSGPIIMFASYNRFDHGIYRDAMIVTTLDTLTSLLGGITIFAILGNLAHNLQIENIRDVVRSGTGLAFISYPDAISKFQAVPQLFSVLFFFMLFVLGIGSIVALQSTIVTIICDQFKGLKYWKVALSTSACGFLMGLVYVTPGGQWILTLVDFYGGTYVVFILAIFELAGIVWVYGLQNFCDDIEFMCNRRVSLYWRMCWSFFTPVMMIIIFIYSMATIEPIKYSELYFPEAANIAGWLLFAIGAAQFPLWGLWYASTHPQGTYWKSLKASLKPSDRWGPANPETRREWVIFKNQKAAQRAAQKSTSKLGFFWRKLSNFCGSNQ, via the exons ATGGAATTGAAAGGAGTTCAGCCCACGAATGGCAGcgccaatggaaatggaaccACCAATGCTGCATCAACGGAA AAAACAGATACCGAGAAGCAGACGGCGGAGCGCACCAATTGGGGCAATGGCTTGGAGTTCCTCATGTCCTGCATTTCGGTGTCCGTGGGATTGGGCAACGTGTGGAGGTTCCCGTTCACCGCCTATGAGAATGGTGGTGGCGCCTTCCTCATACCCTACATCATAGTGCTCTTCCTGATCG GCAAACCCATGTACTACCTGGAGATGATCATGGGCCAGTTCACGAGCCAGGGAACGGTGAAGATCTGGTCGGTGGTGCCGGGATTCGTGGGCGTGGGCTATGGCCAGGCCTTCGGCACCATCTGCATCATCTCGTACTACTCCTCGCTGCTGGCCCTCACCCTCTACTACCTCTTCGTGTCCTTCCAATCGGAGTTGCCCTGGTCCTATTGCCGCGATGAGTGGACCAACTGCGTGGACTCGAGGCCGCAGGAGTATGTGGACAATCTGCTAACCGGCGTGTCCTTGGCCAACGAATCGGCCAGGAATCTGAGCGGCATTGGCATTGTGGCCAACGATGAGACAGAGAAACTGCAAAGCAGCTCCGAACTCTATTTCCT CAATGTTGTGATCAAGGAGAAGCTGGACATCTCGGACGGCGTGGGTGATCCCGATTGGAAGCTGACACTGGCCCTATTTGTCGCCTGGGTGGTCATCTTCCTGGTGATCATGCGCGGCGTGAAGAGTTCCGGCAAGGCGGCCTACTTCCTGGCCCTGTTCCCCTACGTGGTGCTCTTCGTCCTGCTGATTCGGGCCGTTACCTTGGAGGGAGCCAGCGATGGCATCCTCTTCTTCCTGGAGCCACAGTGGGGTGAACTCTTGAATCCCACCGTTTGGAAGGAGGCCGTGGTGCAGTGCTTCTTCTCACTGGCCGTGGGTTCCGGACCGATCATCATGTTCGCCTCCTACAATCGATTCGACCATGGAATCTACAGGGATGCCATGATCGTGACAACGCTGGATACGTTGACCAGCCTCCTGGGTGGTATTACGATATTTGCGATATTGGGCAATCTGGCGCACAATTTGCAGATCGAGAACATCCGCGATGTGGTGCGCAGTGGCACGGGATTGGCGTTCATCTCGTATCCGGATGCCATATCAAAGTTCCAGGCGGTGCCGCAGCTGTTCTCCGTTCTGTTCTTCTTCATGCTGTTCGTCCTGGGCATTGGATCCATTGTGGCCCTGCAGAGCACCATTGTCACCATCATTTGCGATCAGTTCAAGGGTCTGAAGTACTGGAAGGTGGCGCTGTCCACCTCGGCGTGTGGATTCCTCATGGGATTGGTCTACGTTACGCCG GGCGGTCAGTGGATCCTCACTTTGGTGGACTTTTATGGCGGTACCTATGTGGTTTTCATCCTGGCTATTTTCGAACTGGCTGGCATCGTGTGGGTTTATG GTCTGCAAAACTTCTGCGATGATATCGAGTTCATGTGCAATCGCCGCGTTTCACTGTACTGGCGTATGTGCTGGTCCTTCTTCACGCCCGTCATGATGATCATTATTTTCATCTACTCGATGGCCACCATCGAACCGATCAAATATAGCGAACTGTACTTCCCCGAAGCCGCCAACA ttgctggctggctgctgttCGCCATCGGAGCTGCCCAGTTTCCACTGTGGGGTCTTTGGTACGCCTCTACCCATCCACAAGGCACTTACTGGAAG TCCCTGAAGGCCTCGCTGAAGCCCAGCGATCGATGGGGTCCTGCCAATCCGGAAACCAGGCGCGAATGGGTGATCTTCAAGAATCAGAAGGCCGCCCAAAGGGCCGCCCAGAAGAGTACGTCCAAACTGGGTTTCTTCTGGCGGAAATTGAGCAATTTCTGCGGCAGCAACCAGTAA